One window from the genome of Saimiri boliviensis isolate mSaiBol1 chromosome 2, mSaiBol1.pri, whole genome shotgun sequence encodes:
- the RAB11A gene encoding ras-related protein Rab-11A has protein sequence MGTRDDEYDYLFKVVLIGDSGVGKSNLLSRFTRNEFNLESKSTIGVEFATRSIQVDGKTIKAQIWDTAGQERYRAITSAYYRGAVGALLVYDIAKHLTYENVERWLKELRDHADSNIVIMLVGNKSDLRHLRAVPTDEARAFAEKNGLSFIETSALDSTNVEAAFQTILTEIYRIVSQKQMSDRRENDMSPSNNVVPIHVPPTTENKPKVQCCQNI, from the exons TTGTCCTTATTGGAGATTCTGGTGTTGGAAAGAGTAATCTCCTGTCTCGATTTACTCGAAATGAGTTCAATCTGGAAAGCAAGAGCACCATTGGAGTAGAGTTTGCAACAAGAAGCATCCAGGTTGATGGAAAAACAATAAAGGCACAGATATGGGACACAGCAGGGCAAGAGCGATACCGAGCTATAACATCAGC ATATTACCGTGGAGCTGTAGGTGCCTTATTGGTTTATGACATTGCTAAACATCTTACATATGAAAATGTAGAGCGATGGCTGAAAGAACTGAGAGATCATGCTGATAGTAACATTGTTATCATGcttgtgggcaataagagtgatcTACGTCACCTCAGGGCAGTTCCTACAGATGAAGCAAGAGCTTTTGCAG AAAAGAATGGTTTATCATTCATTGAGACTTCTGCTCTAGACTCTACAAATGTAGAAGCTGCTTTTCAGACAATTTTAACAG agATTTACCGCATTGTTTCTCAGAAGCAAATGTCAGACAGACGGGAAAATGACATGTCTCCAAGCAACAATGTCGTTCCTATTCATGTTCCACCAACCACTGAAAACAAGCCAAAGGTGCAGTGCTGTCAGAACATCTAA